From Quercus lobata isolate SW786 chromosome 1, ValleyOak3.0 Primary Assembly, whole genome shotgun sequence, one genomic window encodes:
- the LOC115987856 gene encoding methyl-CpG-binding domain-containing protein 7-like, translating into MRGKSSPSTPTPLQMLSPPESESDTTKRELQIASTSPFRLPDDWFVEFKTRRNNTASPGRVDKYYHEPGTGRMFRSLIAVKRYLTEENQYTPTPTPETVKAGNENTMQIVVRTIKSTSHFKLPDDWVIEEKPRSNANYAGIIDKYYIEPGTGQRFRSLVAVERYLTQANENTATPKALKPGNQTSHYCGLRKKNISSDIYSLDVLSKDLEDEEDTVMFKALKLSNSSTPSKKTASRKKNNSSKGVSTSASPPEKINWVLSGPGGLIWSAFMDESIVPESEKQKWSETFITTLQDRNF; encoded by the exons ATGAGGGGCAAATCGTCACCGTCGACGCCGACTCCACTGCAAATGCTGAGCCCACCCGAATCAGAATCAGATACTACCAAAAGGGAATTGCAGATTGCCTCCACGTCACCCTTCAGACTTCCCGATGATTGGTTCGTTGAGTTTAAGACCCGTCGCAATAACACCGCCTCCCCTGGCCGTGTCGAcaag TATTATCATGAGCCTGGGACTGGACGGATGTTTCGTTCTCTGATAGCTGTTAAGAGATATCTAACAGAAGAGAATCAATATACACCTACACCTACACCTGAGACAGTGAAAGCAGGAAATGAAAATACT ATGCAAATCGTGGTCCGCACCATCAAGAGCACCTCACACTTTAAGCTGCCTGATGATTGGGTCATTGAAGAAAAGCCCCGTAGCAATGCCAACTATGCCGGTATCATTGACAAG TATTATATTGAGCCAGGGACTGGGCAGCGGTTTCGTTCTTTAGTAGCAGTTGAGAGGTACCTAACACAAGCAAATGAAAATACAGCAACACCCAAGGCATTGAAACCAGGCAATCAG ACTTCACACTATTGTGGTTTacggaaaaaaaatatttccagtgATATATATTCTCTGGATGTTCTTAGCAAGGACctagaagatgaagaagatacAGTTATGTTCAAGGCGTTGAAACTGAGCAATAGTTCAACA CCTTCAAAAAAAACTGCTTCTCGGAAGAAAAATAATTCTAGCAAGGGGGTTAGTACTTCTGCCAGCCCACCTGAAAAGATAAATTGGGTTCTGTCTGGTCCCGGGGGGCTTATATGGAGTGCTTTCATGGATGAGTCTATTGTTCCTGAATCTGAAAAGCAAAAATGGTCTGAGACATTCATCACAACCCTTCAAGACAGGAACTTTTAA
- the LOC115987836 gene encoding protein ALP1-like, whose protein sequence is MGPVRGFRKRKKTEKKHEENASASGSPEEGPLDWWDEFSRRINGLQSPSKGLDRFESVFKISRKTFDYICSLVKEDMMAKSAHYMFTNGKPLSLCDQVAVALRRLSSGESLVTIGDSFGLNHSTVSQVTWRFVESMEERGLHHLKWPSTEMEMTEIKSKFEKIRGLPNCCGVIDTTHIMMCLPASDPTSNVWLDPEKNHSMVLQAVVDPDMRFRDIVTGWPGKMKDWLVFQSSNFCKLCDKGERLNGKNLELPEGSEIREYIIGDLGYSLLPYLIIPYEGKELPESRAEFNRRHHATQMVAHRALARLKDMWRIIQGVMWRPDKHRLPRIILVCCLLHNIVIDMEDEAQDEVPLSHDHDSGYHQQVCGTEDIKGIHMRDRLSLYLSGRLPP, encoded by the exons ATGGGTCCTGTTAGAGGGTTCAGAAAGAGGAAAAAGACAGAGAAGAAGCATGAAGAGAATGCTTCTGCTTCTGGGTCCCCAGAGGAGGGACCTCTAGATTGGTGGGATGAGTTCTCAAGGAGAATTAATG GTCTTCAATCTCCGTCAAAGGGTTTAGATAGGTTTGAATCTGTTTTTAAGATATCCAGAAAAACCTTTGACTACATATGTTCACTTGTGAAGGAAGATATGATGGCTAAGTCTGCACATTATATGTTTACAAATGGCAAGCCTTTGTCTTTATGTGATCAAGTTGCTGTAGCTTTAAGAAGACTTAGCTCTGGTGAGTCACTAGTGACAATTGGTGATTCATTTGGGCTGAACCACTCAACTGTCTCCCAAGTGACCTGGCGTTTTGTGGAATCCATGGAAGAGAGGGGGCTTCACCACTTGAAGTGGCCTTCCACTGAAATGGAAATGAcagaaataaaatctaaatttgagaaaatacGTGGCCTTCCTAATTGCTGTGGTGTGATCGATACAACCCATATCATGATGTGTTTGCCTGCATCAGACCCCACAAGTAATGTGTGGCTTGACCCTGAGAAGAACCATAGCATGGTGTTGCAGGCAGTTGTAGACCCAGACATGAGGTTTCGAGACATAGTCACTGGATGGCCAGGAAAAATGAAGGACTGGTTAGTGTTTCAGAGTTCAAACTTCTGCAAACTATGTGATAAAGGAGAGAGGTTGAATGGGAAAAATTTAGAGCTCCCCGAAGGATCAGAAATAAGGGAATACATAATCGGGGATTTAGGCTATTCTTTACTTCCCTATCTTATCATCCCCTATGAAGGGAAAGAACTCCCTGAGTCAAGAGCTGAATTCAATAGGCGGCATCATGCCACTCAGATGGTGGCGCACAGGGCATTGGCAAGGTTGAAAGACATGTGGAGAATTATTCAAGGAGTGATGTGGAGGCCTGACAAACATAGGTTGCCGAGGATTATTCTTGTTTGCTGCCTGCTTCATAACATTGTTATTGATATGGAAGATGAGGCGCAGGACGAAGTACCTTTGTCTCATGACCATGACTCAGGTTACCACCAACAGGTTTGTGGAACTGAGGACATAAAGGGTATTCATATGAGAGATAGGCTGTCTCTCTACTTGTCTGGAAGGTTGCCACCTTAA